Part of the Imperialibacter roseus genome, GAGCATTGGCAGAAAAGATTCTGGATCCGAACAGGAACATTTCGCAGGCATTCAAAACGTACACAGTTACCTTGAATGACGGCAAAGTGTTGAGCGGCTTGTTCAGGCGGAACGAAGGCGAGCTGGAGGTGTATGCTAACGCAGCCGGCCAAGAGTTTACGGTAAGCAAAACCGATATCAAGGAGAAAAAGGCATCGCAATACACACTGATGCCCGACGCCTTCGGTGAGTCCATCAGCGAAACAGACTTTGATGCGCTGCTTGGTTATTTGCTTACCCAGAAGTAAGGCAATTGTGTTTAGGTCTGTCAGGGGACAGACCTCGGTTAGCAGCAAATGAGACTCGATTGTATAATTAATCTTAAGGATGAATCGAGCCCTTCCAGGAGGGTAGGTGAAGAATTGGTGGGCCGATGCGCATAAAGGCCAGTGCGTTTAATTCTTCAAAGACTTTTGCCTACTTTTTGTCTTTTAAAAAGTAGGAGCCCACCCGGCTTGAGGGTGATCATTCTTATAGAACGAAACTATTGATGATATGAAGCCATTTAAAAGAGTTACGATCCCTTTCTTCGTTTTATTAGTATCGGTGCAGTCCCATGCCCAGCCCATGAAGGACCACATCGTGGCCGACGATATCCCCTTCAAAAAAACCGTCCTCTTCGATAAATTCGTCTCTGAAGGAGTGGCCGTAGGCGATGTCAACAACGACGGCCTGACCGACATCATGGCCGGCCCCTTCTGGTTCGAAGCTCCCAACTGGATCCGGCACGAAATCTACGAACCAAAACTCTACGTTGCCGAAAAGGAATGGAGCAACTCCATGCTTAACTTCTCGCTGGACGTGAACCAGGATGGCTGGATCGACTTTATCCGGGTCGATTTTCCGGGCAAGGCTGTTTACTGGCATGAGAACCCCCAGGGAAAGGAAGGCTACTGGAAGGAGTACATGATCCATGAAACCGTGGGCAACGAATCTCCCGGATTTTATGATATGGATGGTGACGGTCGAAAGGACATCTTGTGCGGAGATGTAACCAACAAGCAAATGATCTGGCTGAAGTCGCCCGGTAAAAAAGGGGATACCAACTGGACAAAATACACCATTAGTTTGCCGGGCACACCTGGCTCTGAAAACTTCTCCCATGGCCTCGGCCATGCCGACGTGAACGGTGACGGACGGAAGGATGTGGTGATCAGAGAAGGTTGGTGGGAAGCGCCGAGCGATGTTACTCAGGCGGCCTGGTTCTGGCATCCATCCAACCTTGGCGAGCCATGCTCCCACATGTATACTGTGGATTTTACGCAAGATGGAAACCTGGATGTTTTCTCTGCCTCTGCCCACGAGAGAGGCATCTGGTGGTATGAAAACGAAGGAGACGGTAGTAATCAGAAGTTCACCCGACACCTCATCACCGACGAAATGTCAGAAACTCATGCCGTAGCTTTCTCTGACATCAACGGCGATGGCAAAAAGGACTTTGTCACCGGCAAGCGCTACTATGCCCACATGCGCCAGGGCACTGGGGCTTTGGAGCCAGCTTACCTCTACTGGTTTGAATACGTGCCAGGCAAAGAGCCCAAATGGATCGCTCACGAAATCGATGACGACTCAGGCGTAGGCCTCAACGTAGTAGCTGAAGACATCAACAAAGACGGTCTGACTGATGTGGTGATTGCCAACAAGAAAGGGATTTTTGTGTTTGAGCAGGGGAAGTAAATTAAAGAAGTAGCAGCTGTTTATTCCTTTAATTACAAAGGCTTCGGTCGACATATACCTTTTTACCGCTTGAGCTGTAGTAGTAACACCCTCCTCGGGGCCCTCTGTGGTAGCTTTTGGAAGTCTTAGGTGTGTAAGAGCTACTTTTTGCTGGTGATGTTACAGGGCCCGTATCAATGTTCGGCTGATTTGTTGAATGAATAGGTTCGGCCTTCTGGGGGGAGGTTGGTTGTTTATTTGTTCCGTCAACGACACTTTTACCTTCAATAAGATTTATGAACTGATTAACCAGTTCTTGATCTTCAACATCGCTGGGCCAGATGAAACCAATTTGATCGCTTGCAAAGATTTTTAATTTTTTGCCATCATAGTCTAACAATTCTATGGTTATTCCATTATCTAGGTCAATCCTGGTTTTTTGGGATGACCCTATCATCATATATGGAGACCCAAAAGCTTTGGTCGTACTTATGAACTTTGAACCGAGAGCTTGACTCTCTTTATATTCCAAATAGAGAATCTTTTTTTGTAACAATTCTATTTTCTTATTGAGGTTCTCAAGCGAGTCAGTTAGCTCAGATCTCTTCACAATCAATAATTGAAGTTCTTGATTGGTTTGTTCAAGGGATTGGCTTGAAAGCCTAAATGCTGAGAAAGTGATTATAAATAGAGCGACAAAATTTTTCATCTCTTGAAGTGTCAGATTTTAGCTAGTAGCAACTCTTGTTGGCTTTCTGCACCTACCCAAATAAATGTAGTGAATTAAATCGATCTACACTCGCCTTGGATAGCTTGCTGACTCGATTCTGTCCCTGACAGACCTTTTTTACAGCCTCCTCAAAGTCAACCCGCCCCTTGGCCTGTCCCC contains:
- a CDS encoding FG-GAP repeat domain-containing protein, which codes for MKPFKRVTIPFFVLLVSVQSHAQPMKDHIVADDIPFKKTVLFDKFVSEGVAVGDVNNDGLTDIMAGPFWFEAPNWIRHEIYEPKLYVAEKEWSNSMLNFSLDVNQDGWIDFIRVDFPGKAVYWHENPQGKEGYWKEYMIHETVGNESPGFYDMDGDGRKDILCGDVTNKQMIWLKSPGKKGDTNWTKYTISLPGTPGSENFSHGLGHADVNGDGRKDVVIREGWWEAPSDVTQAAWFWHPSNLGEPCSHMYTVDFTQDGNLDVFSASAHERGIWWYENEGDGSNQKFTRHLITDEMSETHAVAFSDINGDGKKDFVTGKRYYAHMRQGTGALEPAYLYWFEYVPGKEPKWIAHEIDDDSGVGLNVVAEDINKDGLTDVVIANKKGIFVFEQGK